The segment GTAAAAAGTGAAGGGCTCATTCCAATGGTTGTTACAGGATCAGGACAACACTCATTACTAAAAAAATTAGAAAAGCATTTTCCAAATACTTTTAAAGAGGATTACATTATATCTGCGTACGATGTAAAACATGGTAAACCCGATCCTGAACCCTACTTAATGGCTCTTAAAAAGGCTAACATATCAGCAAATGAAGCTGTAGTAGTAGAAAATGCTCCACTAGGAGTTGAATCGGCTGTTAGAGCAGGAATATTAACTCTTGCTGTAAATACAGGTCCTCTGGATGACTCCATTTTGCTTGATGCAGGTGCAGATATCGTTTTCCCATCCATGCAAGCTCTAGCGGATAATTGGGACTTACTGCAGAACGATATCCTATATTGTTCTAAAAATTCAGGAAAGAAGAAAAAATAAAAGCAACTATCAATCTGTAGCAAGACTTTACTAATCTTTTAGTGAGGTCTTTTTTTTATGCTAAAAAGGAACCAATCAAGATAAAATATCTAAATACTCGATGTTAACGTTATGACTGAATAAAGTAGCTTAAAATGAGCCATAGGTATAAGTTCTCACACTGATAAC is part of the Bacteroides coprosuis DSM 18011 genome and harbors:
- a CDS encoding HAD-superfamily hydrolase, subfamily IA, variant 3 (COGs: COG0637 phosphatase/phosphohexomutase~InterPro IPR006402:IPR005834~KEGG: bfr:BF3814 putative beta-phosphoglucomutase~PFAM: Haloacid dehalogenase-like hydrolase~SPTR: Putative beta-phosphoglucomutase;~TIGRFAM: HAD-superfamily hydrolase, subfamily IA, variant 3~IMG reference gene:2504108185~PFAM: haloacid dehalogenase-like hydrolase~TIGRFAM: haloacid dehalogenase superfamily, subfamily IA, variant 3 with third motif having DD or ED); translated protein: MYKQQIINYLTQHKQSNLKLKAVLFDMDGVLFDSMPNHAEAWNKVMKRHNLDMNKEEVYMNEGRTGRGTINLVCQREHGRDATDEEVTKIYEEKSDLFNSLPTAERMKGAYSLLLKVKSEGLIPMVVTGSGQHSLLKKLEKHFPNTFKEDYIISAYDVKHGKPDPEPYLMALKKANISANEAVVVENAPLGVESAVRAGILTLAVNTGPLDDSILLDAGADIVFPSMQALADNWDLLQNDILYCSKNSGKKKK